Proteins encoded together in one Candidatus Nitrosocaldus cavascurensis window:
- the cas2 gene encoding CRISPR-associated endonuclease Cas2, with protein sequence MKVIIVYDVNIERITTIRKILKQYLSWVQNSAFEGELTEGRLEELKSRLYEVIDPNTDSIIVYTISNPRWVDKRVWGVEKGGTDNIL encoded by the coding sequence ATGAAAGTAATAATAGTATATGATGTTAATATAGAGAGGATAACTACTATAAGGAAGATACTTAAACAATATCTATCATGGGTGCAGAATTCTGCGTTTGAAGGAGAACTAACTGAAGGTAGACTAGAAGAGTTAAAATCTAGGCTTTATGAGGTTATAGATCCTAATACTGATTCAATAATAGTATATACTATAAGCAATCCAAGATGGGTAGATAAGAGGGTATGGGGTGTTGAGAAGGGAGGTACAGATAATATCCTCTAA
- the cas1b gene encoding type I-B CRISPR-associated endonuclease Cas1b, producing the protein MRDYYIFKSGRLRRHENTIELEFNDGKKAIPVNDIHALHLFGEVNLNTKLITFLNQHGIPIHFYNYYGYYSGSFYPREKLVSGLLIVKQVEHYLDREKRIKIARELVNSAIHNILSNLNHYKKNNKGVDHFITAIEEERKYLTNCNDIASIMGIEGRCRDHYYSSFDTILREEFRFEKRSRMPPTNMLNAMISFGNSLLYATVLTEIYHTQLSPAISYLHEPGERRYSLALDISEIFKPIIVDRVIFNLVNNRIIKEEHFLEELNGCYLNDNGKRIFVAEYQKKLDTTLKHVRLKRHISYQRLIRLECFKLIKHLLGEREYIGFKSSW; encoded by the coding sequence ATGAGGGATTATTATATATTCAAGAGTGGTAGGCTTAGGAGACATGAGAATACTATAGAGTTAGAGTTTAATGATGGTAAGAAGGCTATACCTGTTAATGATATACATGCATTACATCTGTTTGGCGAGGTAAATTTAAATACAAAACTCATAACATTTCTGAACCAACATGGCATTCCTATACACTTCTACAACTACTATGGTTATTATTCAGGCTCATTCTATCCTAGAGAGAAACTGGTATCTGGCTTACTAATTGTTAAGCAGGTTGAACACTATCTTGATAGGGAGAAGAGGATAAAGATAGCAAGAGAATTGGTTAATAGTGCTATACATAACATACTCTCTAACCTTAATCATTATAAGAAGAATAATAAAGGTGTTGACCATTTTATAACTGCAATAGAAGAAGAGAGAAAGTATCTTACTAACTGTAATGATATAGCAAGCATAATGGGTATTGAAGGTAGATGTAGAGATCACTACTATTCCTCATTCGATACTATTCTAAGGGAAGAGTTTAGATTTGAGAAAAGAAGCAGAATGCCACCAACAAATATGCTCAACGCTATGATCTCTTTTGGTAACTCTTTGCTTTACGCAACAGTACTGACAGAGATTTATCATACCCAACTCAGCCCAGCTATAAGTTATCTTCATGAACCTGGAGAGAGGAGGTATTCTTTAGCATTGGATATAAGCGAGATCTTTAAGCCTATTATAGTAGATAGGGTAATCTTTAATCTAGTCAATAACAGAATAATAAAAGAGGAACACTTCTTAGAGGAGTTAAATGGTTGTTATCTTAACGATAATGGTAAGAGAATATTTGTAGCAGAGTATCAGAAGAAACTGGATACCACATTAAAGCATGTTAGGCTTAAGAGGCATATATCATATCAGAGGTTGATAAGATTAGAATGCTTCAAATTGATTAAGCATCTATTAGGCGAGAGGGAATATATTGGTTTTAAGAGTAGTTGGTAA
- the cas4 gene encoding CRISPR-associated protein Cas4 produces the protein MSDDKNNINITGDEHIINLFIKELDSNLYFTGTQINYYLVCKRKLWFFSHNMELESESDIVLLGKLLHEQSYKSKRMREIAMERIKIDFIDKTEEIHEVKRSKKMEDAHVYQLLYYLYFIKHYTGRAMKGVIDYPLLRKRVNIELDEEKEKEIQNILQDISRIVSMDKPPEEEWKKYCKACAYRELCWC, from the coding sequence ATGAGTGATGACAAGAATAACATTAACATTACTGGTGATGAGCATATCATTAATCTATTTATTAAAGAATTAGATTCTAATCTATACTTCACAGGCACCCAGATAAACTACTATCTAGTATGCAAAAGGAAGCTATGGTTCTTCTCTCATAACATGGAGTTGGAGAGCGAGTCAGATATAGTGCTGTTAGGCAAATTATTACATGAACAGAGTTATAAGAGTAAGAGGATGAGGGAGATTGCAATGGAAAGGATAAAGATAGACTTTATAGATAAGACAGAGGAGATACATGAGGTTAAGAGAAGCAAGAAGATGGAGGATGCTCATGTATACCAACTACTCTACTACCTCTACTTCATCAAACATTATACAGGTAGGGCTATGAAAGGTGTAATAGATTATCCATTGCTAAGAAAGAGAGTTAACATAGAGTTGGATGAAGAGAAGGAGAAAGAGATACAGAATATACTTCAAGATATTTCAAGGATAGTTAGTATGGATAAGCCTCCAGAAGAAGAATGGAAGAAGTACTGTAAGGCATGTGCTTATAGAGAATTATGCTGGTGCTAA
- a CDS encoding CRISPR-associated helicase/endonuclease Cas3, producing MDLLDALRAKSDDSNGGAILLKDHLYLTIERAIQLKRFIIDNQEAITYNKLGNDFFRSLYIACLLHDLGKIDLNFQEKLYGNPHDSSLDTLRKFFKNYRNLRIKDHEVISILYSLIFLDNNEWDKKIRTAILLHHYNDFYANKGINARYLFDEYPDLSKYLEFMLNNKDEIRRLLKSLLDYIKEKIEENKGNIIDDINHLFQELNEKIEVGYDKIKQLYDADRTGHGLSEILKFFILDEDSKVDIYDFFVFLGALRRCDYAASANIDIEYPIKLSNDVYSSIDKKIKDKIGGIERDSLWQEELINKIGNIKRNIVLIAPTGSGKTEFALLWASKKGKKLIYTLPLRVALNDLYWRFGNDINGYFNNNYLNILHSTAFIEYVKAREYGREGRYGMVDVGIKQNTAKLFSTPIILTTPDQVFLTSLKYYTSDKLISIYPLSTIIIDEVQAYKPEMVAIILKTIEIIQRLQGDIIIITATFPPYVEKFIKDKFDIIDVSNYIDIREKVKNYNQRRHCIDLIRCGLFKDEDNLEIDEEGLEEIKKQLEKNRGKNILIIVNNVKKAIRLYERLKEMRNEDTYLLHSRLLEKEKSSRISRIREVEKREGRKRIVLVATQIVEASVDIDFDILITEISPIDSQIQRWGRIYRNRDDNYTSSEPNILIFTKYDKGTTAIYDKDVIEQTICVLERKKGEIMAHEDEVAIIKEVYNTKIDDNKTLKDSYIEKINEHLEYLKYFTVEKKSHAQRLFREIAGLQIIVPAIMSKSDDKRVSTFGELIEKRLRDNESDSLSWSEIINKIKEETQLNNLDEWYLKRILYEYSINIPFFLLEKLQRNSSIFRIREFKGYYVLTITNMKYLDEIINEIKEYGIDKMLERVKIDTYKSEIEIAENII from the coding sequence ATGGATCTACTGGATGCGTTAAGGGCTAAATCTGATGATAGTAATGGCGGGGCAATTCTACTAAAGGACCATCTTTACTTAACTATAGAAAGAGCGATCCAGTTAAAAAGATTTATAATTGATAACCAAGAGGCAATAACATATAATAAATTAGGTAATGACTTCTTTAGAAGTCTATATATAGCATGCCTGCTACATGATCTGGGTAAGATCGATCTAAACTTTCAGGAAAAGTTATATGGCAACCCTCACGATTCTAGTCTTGATACATTACGCAAATTCTTTAAAAATTATAGAAACCTACGCATAAAGGATCACGAAGTAATTTCTATACTCTACTCCTTAATATTTCTTGACAACAACGAATGGGATAAGAAGATAAGGACTGCCATTCTGTTGCACCATTATAATGACTTTTATGCAAATAAGGGTATCAATGCAAGATACCTCTTTGATGAATATCCTGACCTTAGCAAATATCTGGAATTTATGCTAAATAATAAAGATGAAATAAGACGATTATTAAAATCTCTACTAGACTACATAAAAGAGAAGATAGAAGAAAATAAGGGTAATATAATAGATGATATAAATCATCTATTCCAAGAACTTAACGAGAAGATAGAGGTAGGTTATGATAAGATCAAACAGTTATATGATGCAGATAGGACGGGCCATGGTTTATCTGAAATATTAAAATTCTTTATCTTGGATGAGGACTCTAAGGTTGATATCTACGATTTCTTTGTATTTTTAGGGGCATTACGTAGATGTGATTATGCTGCTAGTGCTAATATTGATATCGAATACCCAATTAAATTAAGCAATGATGTATATTCTAGTATAGATAAGAAGATCAAAGATAAAATAGGTGGAATTGAGAGAGATTCTCTTTGGCAAGAAGAATTAATAAATAAGATAGGCAATATTAAGAGGAATATTGTACTTATAGCACCAACGGGGTCTGGAAAGACAGAATTTGCTCTATTATGGGCAAGTAAGAAAGGTAAGAAGTTGATATATACATTACCTTTAAGAGTAGCACTAAATGATTTATATTGGCGCTTTGGGAATGATATTAATGGTTATTTTAATAACAACTATTTGAATATACTACATTCAACAGCCTTTATAGAGTATGTTAAGGCTAGAGAGTATGGAAGGGAAGGCAGATATGGTATGGTTGATGTGGGGATAAAACAGAATACAGCAAAACTATTCTCAACCCCAATAATCTTAACTACTCCAGACCAAGTCTTCCTCACTAGTCTAAAGTACTATACGTCTGATAAGTTGATTAGCATATATCCTTTATCTACAATAATAATAGATGAGGTACAGGCGTATAAACCAGAGATGGTAGCAATTATCCTCAAGACAATAGAGATAATTCAAAGATTGCAAGGTGATATAATTATCATAACAGCTACATTTCCACCCTATGTAGAGAAGTTCATTAAAGATAAATTTGATATAATTGATGTGAGCAACTATATTGATATACGAGAGAAGGTTAAAAATTATAATCAAAGGAGGCATTGTATAGATCTTATACGATGCGGACTCTTTAAAGATGAAGATAATCTTGAAATAGATGAGGAAGGGCTAGAAGAGATCAAGAAACAACTAGAAAAGAACAGGGGTAAAAATATTCTCATAATTGTTAATAATGTAAAGAAAGCAATTAGATTGTATGAAAGATTAAAAGAAATGAGGAATGAGGACACGTATCTACTCCATTCTAGACTATTAGAGAAGGAGAAGAGTTCTCGTATATCCCGTATAAGAGAAGTGGAGAAAAGGGAAGGTAGGAAACGAATAGTCCTTGTAGCAACTCAGATTGTAGAAGCATCGGTAGATATAGACTTTGATATTCTTATAACAGAGATATCCCCTATAGATAGTCAGATACAAAGGTGGGGGAGAATATATAGAAATAGGGATGATAACTATACCTCTTCAGAACCTAACATATTGATATTCACAAAGTACGATAAAGGAACCACAGCGATATACGATAAAGATGTGATAGAACAGACTATATGTGTATTAGAGAGAAAGAAAGGAGAGATAATGGCGCATGAAGACGAGGTAGCTATTATAAAGGAGGTATATAATACTAAGATTGACGATAATAAGACATTGAAGGATAGCTACATTGAAAAAATAAATGAGCACTTAGAATATCTAAAGTATTTTACAGTAGAGAAGAAGAGTCATGCACAACGACTATTTAGAGAGATTGCTGGCTTACAGATTATTGTGCCTGCAATAATGAGTAAGAGCGATGATAAGAGAGTGAGTACATTTGGGGAGCTGATAGAAAAGAGATTAAGAGATAATGAAAGCGATAGCCTCTCATGGTCTGAGATAATCAATAAGATTAAAGAAGAGACCCAGTTAAATAATCTGGATGAATGGTATCTTAAACGTATCTTATATGAATATTCTATTAATATTCCCTTCTTCCTATTGGAAAAACTACAAAGAAATAGTAGTATATTCCGTATTAGGGAATTTAAAGGTTATTATGTATTAACCATAACAAATATGAAGTATCTTGACGAGATTATTAATGAGATCAAGGAGTACGGGATAGACAAAATGCTAGAAAGAGTAAAGATAGACACATATAAAAGTGAGATTGAGATTGCAGAGAATATAATCTGA
- the cas5b gene encoding type I-B CRISPR-associated protein Cas5b, whose amino-acid sequence MSNAVLFIELFQPFAQYRNPFTFYYAQTYPLPSRSTVIGMLQNALDDWYGNRYGCLWDELKISIHGEFENSFWNYQSMIKGYPFVKDGILMMEDKRLYGEGKKAQRSPVYQEELFNGRLFLFLQGNEELVNELHKALEHPRKILMLGRSEDVIFIRRVCVADKVNKISIKGDIKITYPTYIIEKEFPIENKKYPVFYIPISSKFQNNRQEIRYKSDIKQYSTKRDVIFESVIYTGRDYSIVLKEGSSIDVDFYKINDNVYPIIDKWGWLDGSTGCVKG is encoded by the coding sequence ATGTCTAATGCTGTTCTCTTTATAGAATTATTTCAACCTTTTGCACAATATAGGAATCCATTTACCTTCTACTATGCCCAGACATATCCTTTACCTTCAAGATCAACAGTAATAGGGATGTTACAGAACGCACTAGACGATTGGTATGGTAATAGGTATGGTTGCCTCTGGGATGAGTTAAAGATAAGCATTCATGGGGAGTTTGAAAACTCATTCTGGAATTACCAGAGTATGATCAAAGGTTATCCCTTTGTTAAAGACGGTATACTGATGATGGAGGATAAGAGACTATATGGAGAAGGGAAGAAAGCCCAGAGATCTCCGGTTTACCAAGAGGAGTTATTTAATGGTAGGTTGTTTCTCTTCCTTCAAGGTAACGAAGAGTTGGTAAATGAACTCCATAAAGCATTAGAGCATCCTAGAAAGATATTAATGCTTGGAAGGAGTGAGGATGTAATTTTTATTAGAAGAGTATGTGTGGCTGATAAAGTAAACAAAATTTCTATTAAAGGAGATATAAAGATAACCTATCCAACATATATAATTGAGAAAGAATTCCCAATAGAGAATAAAAAATATCCAGTATTTTACATTCCAATTTCTAGTAAATTCCAAAATAATAGACAGGAGATTCGTTATAAATCTGATATCAAACAATATTCTACTAAACGTGATGTTATTTTTGAATCTGTGATATATACTGGCCGGGATTATAGTATAGTTTTAAAAGAAGGTAGTAGTATAGATGTCGATTTTTATAAAATAAATGATAATGTATATCCAATAATAGATAAATGGGGGTGGTTAGATGGATCTACTGGATGCGTTAAGGGCTAA